GCCCGCCCGCCTGCGCCCGCCCGCCCTCCGGCGCAGCCGCGAGCGGCGGTCGAAACTGTCCCCGGCCCGGCTCATCCGAGCCCTCGCTGAGACCCGGCGCGCGGCCCGAGAGCCCAGTTCACCACCCGCTCCCAGAGCGGATAGGCGATCAAGGTCGTCAGGAAGGCGAGGGGCACGGTCCGGATCAGTGTATCGGTCGTCACGAGGTCCGATCTGAGCCAGTACGTCAGGAACAGGAAGGCGAGCCACTGCCCCGCCGTGGCCGCGAGAACGGTCACCACCCCCTGGATCACCCCCGAATCCACGACGAGGCGCCGCACGGTCAGGACAAGGAGCACCCCGCCCGCCACCCCCGCCGCGTGCAGGCCCAGCGCCCCGCCGCCGAGCACGTCCTGGGCGAGCCCCACCCCATACGCCCCGAGGAGCGCGACGGTGGGCGAGAGCCGCCACACCAGCGCCACGCCCGTCAGCAGGAAGAGGTTGGGCGGCGGCACGGGCGAGCCGTCGAGGAGCCGGGAGAGGGCACCCTGCACCGTGATCAGGATCAGGGCGTAGAGGACGTACAGCACCGGGCGACCCGGGGTGCCGACCGCGAGCGCGGGCAGGCGGGCGCGCGTCACAACCCCTCCAGCAGGGTCACGTCCTCGACCGCGCCGACGTCCACGGCGGGCTTGACGACGACCGTGCGGTTCACGTCGTTGGGCCCGAGCGGCAGCACCCGCTCGACGGTGCCCACCCGGATGCCGACCGGGTACACGCCGCCGAGGCTGCTCGTGACGAGCACGTCCCCCGGCTTGACGGGCACGCTGCGCGAGAACTGGGCGCGCAACCTATCGGGCGGCAATCCCACGGCGAGGCCGCGCCCGCCCCGGTTCCCCTCTAGGGTGACGCCGACGCTGCTCTCGGGGTCCACCAGGCCGATCACCGTCGCGCGGCGCCCGCTGACCCCCACGACCTGCCCGACGAGCCCGGCGGGGACGGTGACGGGCATCCGCATCCGCACCCCGTCCGCGCTGCCCCGGTTGAGGGTCAGGCGGGCGAGCAGGGGGCTGGGGTCCACCGCCACGACCTGCGCGAGGCCGACGGCGTTGGGCGCCTGGGTCGCGCGAATCTGCACGACCTGCCGCAGCCGGGCGACCTCGCGGGCGAGCAGCTCGTTGCGCTGGGCCAGGGCGTCGTTCTGGCGCCGGAGGGACTGCACCTCCCCCGCGAGATTGCGCTCCTGCACCACGTTCGTGTAGGCCCGGCGCACGTTGTCGGTGGCGGCGAGCACGACGCGGGTGACGGGTGCGGTCGCCGCGCTCAGCGCGGTTGGCGCGACGACCTGGAAGCGGGTGGCGACCATGCTCACGAGCAGAAGCGCCGCGTACAGCAGCAGCAGTTCCCGGAAGCCCCTCACAGCGCCCCGCGCACCTCTCTCACCCCGGCGGCCTCGCCCCAGACGGGGACGCCCGCCTCACGCATCAGGCGGATCACCAGCCCGAGCGGAAAGCCCACCACGTTCGAGTAGTCGCCGTCGATGCGGGAGACGAGCGCCATCCCGACCCCCTGGATGCCGTACCCGCCCGCCTTGTCGAGGCCCTCCCCGGTGCGGGCGTAATGGGCAACTTCGGCGTCGGTCAGGTCGCGGAAGGTGACGTCCGTGCGCTCGACGCCGCCCGCCGTGCCCCCCGGAGAGGCGACGGTGACCCCGGTGTAGACCTGATGGGTGCGGCCCGAAAGCTGCCGGAGAAAGGCGCGGTTCTCCGCCTCATCCAGCGGCTTGGCGAGGAGGGCGCCGTCCGCCGCGACCACGGTGTCGGCGGCGATCACGACCGCGCCGGGATGCTCACGTGCGACGGAAGCCGCCTTGAGCGCAGCGAGGTCGCCCGCCAGCCGCGCCGGGTCCGTCTCGGGACTCTCCTCGTCCGCGCCGCTCACGACGATCC
This genomic interval from Deinococcus aestuarii contains the following:
- a CDS encoding Rod shape-determining protein MreD → MTRARLPALAVGTPGRPVLYVLYALILITVQGALSRLLDGSPVPPPNLFLLTGVALVWRLSPTVALLGAYGVGLAQDVLGGGALGLHAAGVAGGVLLVLTVRRLVVDSGVIQGVVTVLAATAGQWLAFLFLTYWLRSDLVTTDTLIRTVPLAFLTTLIAYPLWERVVNWALGPRAGSQRGLG
- the mreC gene encoding rod shape-determining protein MreC, coding for MRGFRELLLLYAALLLVSMVATRFQVVAPTALSAATAPVTRVVLAATDNVRRAYTNVVQERNLAGEVQSLRRQNDALAQRNELLAREVARLRQVVQIRATQAPNAVGLAQVVAVDPSPLLARLTLNRGSADGVRMRMPVTVPAGLVGQVVGVSGRRATVIGLVDPESSVGVTLEGNRGGRGLAVGLPPDRLRAQFSRSVPVKPGDVLVTSSLGGVYPVGIRVGTVERVLPLGPNDVNRTVVVKPAVDVGAVEDVTLLEGL
- a CDS encoding Maf family nucleotide pyrophosphatase, which encodes MAPDVILASGSPRRRELLGNLGVTFRIVVSGADEESPETDPARLAGDLAALKAASVAREHPGAVVIAADTVVAADGALLAKPLDEAENRAFLRQLSGRTHQVYTGVTVASPGGTAGGVERTDVTFRDLTDAEVAHYARTGEGLDKAGGYGIQGVGMALVSRIDGDYSNVVGFPLGLVIRLMREAGVPVWGEAAGVREVRGAL